From a region of the Arachis ipaensis cultivar K30076 chromosome B09, Araip1.1, whole genome shotgun sequence genome:
- the LOC107617817 gene encoding probable ubiquitin-conjugating enzyme E2 23 encodes MGVQQHKVCSRGNEAGGNACTSSSSNHGDAMNASPASAVSNPSVNSSNTDGDEVNGPSDISAKKNITPHIYRQDVVKNKTNGAIGIVTEVAGDSDSDSDSSDTDDEDDSEDEDDDLEESNGDANNNNASKNSDRNGTDGHSKTGALLADQLRVLWMDESESTRNFSDVEVVDRGFLHGDFVAAASDPTGQVGVVVDVNTSVDLLAPDGSTIKEISSKNLKRIRDFTIGDYVVLGPWLGRIDDVLDNVTVLFDDGSVCKVTKADPLNLKPISKNMLEDVHFPYYPGQRVRASSSSVFKNSRWLSGLWKANRLEGTVTKVTVGSVFVYWMASAGYGAYSSTAPAEEQSPRNLKLLSCFAHANWQLGDWCLLPSSAYSSSISMEKGMSKLELNDSVYNELDSNPTGSGCDSEDAAVEESNGNKDAMDLDPVNSLGGSDGAAVSNTSRDNSSCGSSISVSKDPVHETWPLHRKKIRKVVIRKEKRARKKEENFEKALLIANTRTRVDVAWQDGTIERGLHSTSLIPIDNPGDHEFVSEQYVVEKTSDDGEDTCEARRVGVVRSVNAKERTACVRWLKPVERPEDPRVFDKEERVSVYELEGHPDYDYCYGDVVVRLSPVSVWIETDSVGESTKKLSQKNEEVGMKKETKSPTGSSSSKAENASGGETCAEFSDLSWVGNITGLNNGDIEVTWADGMVSTVGPQAIYVVGRDDDDESIAAGSELSDAASWETVNDDEMEVDEDSKEDIERENSSSVTSEADETGENDSGTAAALSSVPLAALRFVTRLASGIFSMGQRNLDSADSQSKSESEHSDESCSQQCLNNDGDNLSNKNEINEEAAAQEAAEILKTLGTECSLSTEDAPATCDNDICSFKHFDIATDPSDNYFIGANGQSNNRKWFKKVQQDWSILQNNLPEEIYVRVYEDRMDLLRAVIVGPYGTPYQDGLFFFDFHLPPEYPDVPPSAYYHSGGWRINPNLYEEGKVCLSLLNTWTGRGNEVWDPKSSSILQVLVSLQGLVLNSKPYFNEAGYDKQIGTAEGEKNSLSYNENTFLLNCKTMMYLMRKPPKDFDMLIKEHFRQRGHNILKACDAYMKGYLIGTLTKDASVSDKSEQNSTSVGFKLMLAKIVPKLFSSLSNVGADCEEFKHLKEL; translated from the exons ATGGGAGTTCAACAACACAAAGTGTGTTCCAGAGGCAATGAGGCTGGTGGGAATGCTTGCACCAGCAGTTCATCCAATCACGGTGATGCTATGAATGCGTCCCCAGCATCGGCTGTTAGCAATCCAAGTGTAAATAGTAGTAATACTGATGGTGATGAAGTTAATGGACCTAGTGACATTTCTGCCAAGAAAAATATTACCCCACATATTTACAGGCAAGATGTTGTTAAAAATAAAACCAATGGAGCAATTGGGATTGTAACAGAAGTTGCTGGtgattcagattcagattcagATAGTAGCGAtactgatgatgaggatgatagtgaggatgaggatgatgatcTTGAGGAAAGCAATGGTGatgctaataataataatgctagCAAAAATTCAGATAGGAATGGCACTGATGGACACTCCAAAACTGGTGCCCTTCTAGCTGACCAGCTGCGTGTACTCTGGATGGATGAATCTGAATCTACTCGAAATTTCAGTGATGTAGAAGTAGTTGATCGTGGATTTTTACATGGGGATTTTGTTGCCGCTGCTTCAGACCCTACTGGTCAAGTCGGTGTAGTGGTAGATGTGAATACGTCTGTGGATTTGTTGGCCCCTGATGGATCTACAATAAAAGAGATCTCATCCAAAAACTTAAAACGTATTAGGGACTTTACTATTGGTGATTATGTTGTGCTTGGTCCTTGGCTAGGCAGAATCGATGATGTTTTAGATAATGTGACTGTCCTATTTGATGATGGTTCAGTGTGTAAAGTCACCAAAGCAGATCCTTTGAATCTTAAACCAATTTCTAAGAATATGCTTGAAGATGTGCATTTCCCCTATTACCCTGGGCAACGTGTAAGGGCTAGTTCATCATCAGTTTTCAAGAATTCAAGATGGCTGTCTGGCTTGTGGAAAGCAAATCGGTTGGAAGGTACTGTCACTAAGGTTACAGTTGGGTCAGTGTTTGTTTATTGGATGGCATCTGCAGGTTATGGGGCGTATTCTTCTACTGCACCAGCTGAAGAGCAAAGTCCAAGGAACCTAAAATTGTTGTCCTGTTTTGCACATGCAAATTGGCAATTAGGTGACTGGTGTCTCTTGCCCTCATCAGCATATTCATCATCAATTTCCATGGAGAAAGGCATGTCAAAATTAGAACTTAATGATTCTGTTTACAATGAATTAGATTCTAATCCAACAGGAAGTGGATGTGATTCAGAAGATGCTGCTGTTGAGGAATCTAATGGGAATAAGGATGCTATGGACCTTGATCCAGTGAATTCTTTGGGAGGGAGTGATGGAGCTGCTGTAAGTAACACATCTCGTGATAATAGCTCATGTGGTAGTTCCATCTCGGTATCTAAGGATCCGGTACATGAGACTTGGCCTCTTCATCGTAAGAAAATAAGGAAAGTTgtaattaggaaggaaaaaagGGCCCGAAAGAAAGAGGAAAATTTTGAGAAAGCTCTTTTGATTGCCAACACAAGGACACGTGTTGATGTCGCATGGCAGGATGGCACCATAGAGCGTGGACTACATTCTACAAGCCTGATTCCTATAGATAATCCTGGTGATCATGAATTTGTTTCGGAACAATATGTGGTTGAGAAGACATCTGATGATGGTGAGGATACTTGTGAAGCTAGGCGTGTTGGGGTGGTTAGAAGTGTTAATGCTAAGGAGCGGACAGCTTGTGTGAGGTGGTTAAAACCAGTTGAACGTCCAGAAGATCCTAGAGTTTTTGACAAGGAGGAAAGAGTAAGTGTATATGAGCTAGAGGGCCACCCAGATTATGATTACTGCTATGGAGATGTGGTTGTTCGGCTGTCACCTGTGTCTGTCTGGATAGAGACAGATTCTGTTGGAGAGTCCACTAAGAAATTGTCCCAGAAAAATGAGGAAGTtgggatgaaaaaggaaacaaaaagccCTACAGGTTCCAGTAGTAGTAAAGCAGAAAATGCATCTGGCGGGGAAACGTGTGCAGAGTTCTCTGACCTTTCTTGGGTTGGGAATATAACTGGTCTTAACAATGGTGATATTGAAGTTACTTGGGCAGATGGGATGGTGTCAACG GTCGGACCCCAGGCAATCTATGTTGTTGGtcgagatgatgatgatgaatcaaTTGCTGCTGGAAGTGAACTAAGTGATGCTGCAAGCTGGGAAACTGTTAATGATGATGAAATGGAAGTCGATGAGGACTCCAAAGAG GATATCGAGAGGGAAAATTCAAGCAGTGTTACTTCTGAGGCAGATGAGACTGGAGAGAACGATTCTGGAACGGCTGCTGCACTTTCTTCTGTACCCCTAGCAGCCTTACGATTTGTCACCAGACTTGCCTCGGGGATATTCTCAATGGGCCAAAGGAACTTAGATTCCGCTGACTCACAGTCCAAAAGTGAAAGTGAACATAGTGATGAGTCTTGTTCTCAGCAATGTCTCAACAATGATGGGGACAATTTAAGcaataaaaatgaaataaatgaagAAGCTGCTGCTCAAGAAGCAGCTGAAATATTGAAAACACTTGGGACAGAGTGTAGCCTTAGCACTGAAGATGCTCCAGCAACTTGCGACAATGATATTTGTAGTTTCAAACACTTCGACATAGCGACAGACCCTTCAGACAATTACTTTATTGGTGCAAATGGACAG AGTAATAACCGAAAATGGTTTAAGAAGGTGCAACAAGATTGGAGCATACTGCAGAATAACCTTCCAG AGGAAATCTATGTCCGAGTTTATGAGGATAGAATGGATCTTTTGAGAGCAGTTATTGTAGGGCCATACGGGACCCCATACCAAGATGgtctctttttctttgattttcaccTTCCACCAGAGTACCCTGATGTGCCACCA TCAGCATATTATCATTCTGGTGGTTGGCGTATTAACCCTAATTTGTACGAGGAAGGGAAGGTGTGCCTGAGCCTTCTAAATACATGGACAGGCAGAGGAAATGAAGTATGGGATCCAAAATCTTCCAGTATCCTTCAAGTCCTAGTTTCACTACAAGGTTTGGTGCTCAACTCTAAGCCTTACTTCAACGAAGCTGGGTATGACAAACAGATTGGAACGGCAGAAGGAGAGAAGAATTCACTGTCATACAATGAGAATACGTTTTTACTCAACTGCAAGACTATGATGTATCTTATGCGGAAACCCCCCAAG GACTTTGACATGCTCATCAAAGAACATTTTAGGCAGCGCGGTCATAACATCCTCAAGGCTTGTGATGCATATATGAAAGGTTACTTGATTGGCACATTGACCAAAGATGCTTCTGTGAGTGACAAGAGTGAACAGAATTCAACTTCTGTGGGTTTCAAGTTGATGTTAGCCAAGATAGTGCCAAAGCTTTTCTCGTCATTGAGCAATGTTGGCGCCGATTGTGAAGAATTCAAGCATCTGAAAGAGTTGTAG